Genomic window (Argopecten irradians isolate NY chromosome 13, Ai_NY, whole genome shotgun sequence):
tttctttgtttgtttgattaattaaagtcctattaacagctatggtcatgtaaggacgtcctcatatgtatgcggtgtgttgcgacttgcgtgtttcgggagactgcggtttaTTCATGTATTGTTTTTCTGGCATAGTGGAAATGTttgcactttttatagtgctatatcactgaagcatgccgccgaagacaccaagcaacacatcacACCAAgacacattaaactgacaacgggcgaaccagtcgtcccactccctatcTTCTgggcgctaagcaggagtagaaactaccacttttatagactttggtgtgtctcggccaggggaaagaacccagagtcttcctcacacGGGCGAACGCTacactcaaggccaaaaatgaggcggtgccaagggaggcattaggaaagataaagtcagttaggaagaagagaaaagataatatcctaaatttagtcgcctaaAGGGATGAGATTTGTCAATCATCGAAATATCTGTCGACAGTGGCATTAACTTCTGGATCGGCAAGGGAGGGATAACAGTGGCATTAGCTGTCAGCAGATGGTGGATGGTAGTGGCATTAACTGTTGGCGggccgagacacaccacagTATATTTAAGTGGTAGTTACCTGTTGTCATTaaaatgtgaccaggtgggatgtgttgtttggtgtcttcggcagcaggcttcggtgatatagcactataaaaagacataATTTCAAGTATACAAATAGACACTACACGAATATACCGGTCTTCCAAAACGCACACCCACCGTACACGCACACCCACCGTACGCTACATACACACaaattacatgaccctgacttaATAGGAcgataaacaaacaaacaaatgattgGAGCCCCAGCATCGCTCTGGATGTCATTCATGTTCTACATGTTTTTGAACATCTGTATGATAGTGTAGATGTTGGGGTATGCGTCCATTAATCGTCTCTTCCGTTTACCATGTCATGCATCGGGTGGTTGGTAGTGTGTGGGCCCCCAGCTAGGTTTCATATCTCTTTGTCTCCGTCTACCCAACGTAGTGCACTGCAGTGGATAAGGGATGTTGGCATCATTATCGTCTTCTAGGGCCTGGGACTTTtgtacactttgtttgtttgattattttaacgtcctattaacagccaaggtcatgtaaggacggctctcatgtatgcaatgtgtagcgtgtgtgaagtgcgaatTTGGGAGGactggtatgttcgtgtgtcttcttgtatagtgggctgttgccctttttatagtgctgtatcacttAAGCATACCGTCGAAgattcaatctgattaaaatacagatcttatAACCAATCAGTTCAAtgtaggatctgacaatatcccatgtTGCCGTCACGTTCGGATGatcttttaccacgtgtactccagATAAAATACATTTCTACACATTTCTGTCAATTGATATGGGTTGGGTTTTGTGGTTGTTTTGATGTGGAGTTATATGGGAAGTAGATTGTGTTAGATGGGAGGAAATGTTATGTGTATGTACGAGCGAGGGGTTGGAAGGGGATTGGTATACagctttgttttaatttatgatGGGGATATATTTTAGAAATGATTGTGTTGGGATTGGATTTGGGGAATTAACGACGTGAACCATAATTGCATGCTTACAGATACTCATAATCAAATCGTAGTTGTTAAATAAGAACTCTGTATTTTATTACAGCATATGTACGCAAGATTCCAGAGCATCAAAACCCATCCcggtcacatttcatatgtacacAAGTGAACCACCCGATTCGCGGCTTGTTTCTCTGTCTATGAAATAAGATTTGCCACTCggtaatttttaaaatgtcgCTAGCTCCTTGCTGTTTTCACTCGTTTGCGTTGTCCTAGTTTTCCTtggttgtaaaacattgttctCGGGATAGTGAGTTCGCCATCTGAGGCTCTAATAGTCTTCGGTTTAGCTTAGAAAGCTTGTAAGAGCGTCTGCAAAAGATCCTTTTGCTACTCAGAAGTCTTATCTTCCCAGTTGCGTTGTGAAAATCGTAGGTATTTCGTCTAAGACGTTTTATCTCCGCGTACTTGAATTTACATGTGAAGTCTGTCAATCAAGATCTGGAATTTTCAGTGTTTTCAAATTGGTTGTAAGCTTCATAGATGCTTCATTGATTCGCAAGTGTTGTTCTTTTAATCAAGcaagattttttgtttgtttgattaattaacgtcctattaacaactatggtcatgtaaggacggcccctcatgtatgcggtgtatgttgtgcgagttttgggagactgtggtatattcatgttgtgtcttcttgtatagtggaactgttgccctttttatagtgctatatcactgaagcatgccgccgaagacaccaagcaacacaccccacccggtcacattatactgaaaaccgGCGAGCTAGCAAGATGTTGTTGCTATGGCGTGATGGTAATGCACACACATATCTGAAATATTTCACTTAGGCTGGTCTCTCAAATGGTCTCTTTCAAACTCGTTAAAATTCTATTAATAATGTGAGCCTCCCAGTTGCATCAGGCCTTTTTATAGTGAGAACAGTTGCCCAAAGTCGGTTTTATATGTTGCAAGAAGAAATCCATGTTTTCCAAATATTTGCTCTGATAATTCCTCTTGTTTATACCCAATCTTGCCTATGAAAAGTTTCTGAACATTTTTCAAGGCGTCTTGTACAAAGAACATGATCGGAAGTAGGGAAATTACTATGCAAAACATTCAGTGTTGGATTTGATATGAAAGAAAAACCTGAAATACGATAGGAACTGTCCGTTCTAGTGTAGATATACTCGGCTTAGCATAATTGGGTGCGTCCGAGTTGATGATCACACAACATTCGTGTTTCCATATACTAAGATATTCACAGAACAGGCAGTAATGTTGAATGTTCTATCAATCCAAGTACACTCTTGTGTTGACTTGCCAGTGCACATTTACCTGATGTTGTCAATCTTTAATGGAGTATGAAGAATTATTTCCAGTGCTTGTCTTTTTGTCCGATTGATTTTGCTGCTCGAATGGGTGGCCATGTAGGTCGTCTTTGCTAGCAACATCCACAACCATATCTAGGTAAACGTTTGGCAGTGACTGCGTCTTGATGTATTCTCAGATGGTTCTCGCTCTATCGTCTTTGCTTTCCCATGGCGTAAAACCACATCAGTCGCCTTGCAagaatatttcacaaaataaacACGCCCTGCCTCCAACCTGGAAACTAAATTTCGGTATTCTTCCGATCATACTTGCTTGCAGTAGTACCTTCTCTGAGAGGTTTCTTTTGGTTGTGGTTTGAGAATTTCTCTAGTTTTAAATCTAACTGTGTAGAAATTACCGTCTTTTTCTCAAAGTGTATTTGTTTAGTGGCTTTGTGCAAATAGAAATGTCTTTCTCGATCCTTGATTCCATGCTCCACTTGTACTTGAAGTATGCCTTTTTACCTGTGCTACGACGGTATCCTGTCTGAATCTAGCGGGTTTTTTTTAGTATGTCCACACaaaatgaatataccgcagtctctcaagaCACACACCTAGCACAGCATACACGCAGCACTcggcatacatgggaggccgtccttacatgaccatagctgttaattaatcaaacaaacaaactttaccataaacatttaatttcatcaagtcaatctgattaaaattcagatccttataaccaatCCTTTCAaatgtagtgataataaggatctctattttaatcagattatcATCAAGGAAACGCCATGCTTCAGAGGTCTACTTGTTGGAAACTTTCGAGAATATGCTAAATATGTATTTGGCTTGATCTTGCTGATGCTTGTACTAATTGCATAGAGTCGTCGTTGCAAACATTTTTGATGGCCATCTTTTCTTCACAACGATTCGAATAAAGATGAAGAATCTGGATTCGTGTCGTCTTCATCTGTCACAAAGACCTCCAAATCTTTGCTTTCTTGTTTGAAGTTGGTTTCAGCTGACTGACATATTAAGCTTTTCTCTAAGAATACTGGTTGTTGCATCTTATATGGGTCTATCTGAATCCAATGGCTTGTGACTGGTTCGCCCAATGTCTACTGTTTTTATGGTAAGGTAAAAGAAGTATAtatagagaacaaccaactaaataattttacatagaccacattgttaaactttgttaaagttttgtactgtattattaaaacaaaggaatattagttagctattgtgttctataattaaagtctaggttctcatataacactagatagaagaAAGGTTAGTGTCCTTCTGCTCAAATGACCAATACCCATAACTTGTCAATTGTTAATTAcagattgtaaatattttaatttttcatccttaaaatatttgtaaatgttttaaataacagTTATTCAAATACTTGCaacaaaaccttaacctgattatTTAGGCCCATTGTGCTTATTggaattctcaaaatccagtATTTACTTCCTTTAAATGACATATCAACACAACACTTGTTATTATAGATATCAGTTCTTCAACACTTGAACCTTAACCTGTCAACCGACACCGATGCCAAAGTGattcaataaaagaaaaccTCCCTTGATCTCAAGCGCCACAATGGAACCAAAGACATtcaaattattatatacaatataaaaatatttgacatattaatatttacacaaaaacatGGGCAATTAGGGAACTTTGGCTCGGTCAACTTGATCTCAAGCGTCACAATGGAACCAAAGACCCAGATTAATCTCTCCGATAAGTCTATTCACAAAACCATTACAAGTCTTTTACATTGTTGGTAACCATAGAAGATCATCCTCCCACGCATGGATTAATGGTGCAGACAGCTGTGAGACCCACATCACAGGAGGGGGTGGCTGGATTGCTGTCCTCCTCACCATAAAACAATAAGGACTGTTCACACTTTTGTGGCTGCCCAAGTTAGTCAATGTATGCCATTTCATGAATTTCCTCTCTGGACTGATAAGTGAAAAAGAACTGCACTTTTCCCACAAACTGCCCTTGGGGTAACTGGCATGAAATTACACTAGCTGattgagcgtttgcccctgtgaggtaggctctgggttctgtcccctggccgagacacaccaaagtctataaaagtggtagtttctgctcctgcttagcgctcagcatacagggagtgggacgactggttcgcccgttgtcagtataatgtgaccgggtggggtgtgttgcttggtgtcttcggcggcatgctccagtgatatagcactataaaaaggacaaaagttccactatacaagaagacacaacatgaatataccgcagtctcccgaaacacgcacctcgcacaacacacacgcaacacaccacatacatggggggccgtccttacatgacactagCTGATGAGCGCTGGTTGGGCTGCTCCACAAACGAATCCCGGTATAGCACTTCACTTGAACCTATGGTCCTCTTCGGGTAGTGAAATGTTGTGATGTCTGTGTTAGCGAGAGCAGATGTCTTTAACACTTGAAGTAGAGCCTCTTGCTCCTGCTGGTCAGCTTGTCGATGTTTGGGCTTGTACTGTCCAGCATGCAAGTATTGCAAATTCTCAAGTTTCCTTGGAACTGGTCTACTTCGAAGTGGCTCCAGAAATCCACTACTCTCTAACATTGTCAGCAACCACTGCATCTgtgaataaagaaaaaaagagtTTATTGCTCATGATAACAAGTAAATTTGTAAGAAACAACAGATAATTTTTCAGCGGCACGTTAACCtctaacagctatggtcataccTCATCGATCAATATACGAAATTGTTCTATTAATGAATAATGTATGAGAGCACAGATCAGTTTATTCTTGTTACTATATCTGTAAGAGTTAAATGCATGGACTAAAACATCTTTCATTTGATTTAGGAATATCTtgatttaatacaaaaaaatatttggacTTTGTGAAATCAGTTTTATATCATATGAATGTATTTCTAGCTTTTGTTTTATCTACAATGTCTCATTCATATCTAAATgacattaattaatatttttatctcaaTATGGAGAATGTGGTGCAACTGGTTAACATGGTTAGACATGGTTAACACTACAGATATGCCCACCCCCTTTTACTTAATGTTGtggcaaaataaaaacatttgttgAACTGAactttcaatatcaaaattaaaaagaattttaCCTCCATTTTCTTCACCGCGTTTAGTTCTGGGTGTTTCGAATTTGTGATGGATTCGGAAAGAGTCTTGTTGAATCTTTCATAAGGATACATCCAGAAATTTGAAGGGGTCCAAAATGCCTGATGTACTGGGGCAAATGGTGCAATAAATGCATGACATAGCtctgaaagaaaaataaatatttattagaaattttctaaaaacaaaatatgaaaatatatcagCCAACTAATTggcaaattaattaaattaattaaatgcaAGAGTCAAACTTATAATCTAGTTAAATTTAAAAGCAAGATATATTTTTAACTCATATTGCAAATGTTCATAAACTGTGACACAATTTGATTTTCATCCTATCTGATATCAGCTTACATTTCCTTTATGCTTAAAAATTCTAATAATAAATTTGCTACGCTATAAGgacaatataaatgtttttaactaGAATCACAAATTGACATACCCATTATTTCTGGTCTCGTGCTCATATCGGTCGCACAATGTTGCTGTTGTCATCTCATCATGTCTGGTCCGAGCCGTGACTGTAGCTTCCTCCAAGTTCCGCGTAGGGAAAGAGGTGTCCTGACGGAAGGGATGATCTAACGGTAAGAAAATCCTTCCTCCAGGATACACGGTCTTATCCAAGATTGGTGAACGGAACCCTGGTATAATACACAAATTTCATTAATAATCATTAGGGAAAAAGATGAGCTTATATGTACAATTTTAGATAGCCCTTTCTCAGAaacagcggtaacaaacttttgagaaatagtCATAATAAACTTCACATATcagaatccaagatggctgcctgttggccattttgttgatggTCTGGccccaaaatgtaatatacataaCCAGGTTCCTAAGCAAAACCTATACATGAAATCTGATAAATATCCTTTctttactttctgagaaatagctgtaacaagaCTGAAGGACTGACAGATTGATCATGGAcgatttaaataaaatcataagtTTTGAAGGAAATAAGTTAAATCCTAAAAACTCACTgtagttttgatttattttcgaccttaatgt
Coding sequences:
- the LOC138306773 gene encoding uncharacterized protein; the protein is MEMQWLLTMLESSGFLEPLRSRPVPRKLENLQYLHAGQYKPKHRQADQQEQEALLQVLKTSALANTDITTFHYPKRTIGSSEVLYRDSFVEQPNQRSSASVM